In a single window of the Dreissena polymorpha isolate Duluth1 chromosome 3, UMN_Dpol_1.0, whole genome shotgun sequence genome:
- the LOC127871335 gene encoding uncharacterized protein LOC127871335 — translation MEVGKKVHAANMDVYEVAVLAALLFMASDFSDLAYPEAIEEGHRKLIAALKSYELTKVLNVKSRLSELFALVPEIRHLGMWHQELMKQTRINVQIQEVNQIFDTVHFRES, via the exons ATGGAGGTGGGAAAGAAAGTACACGCGGCCAATATGGACGTGTATGAAGTTGCCGTGCTGGCAGCTTTGTTGTTTATGGCCTCAG ACTTCTCTGACCTGGCATACCCAGAGGCCATTGAGGAAGGTCACAGAAAGCTTATCGCAGCCCTGAAGTCATACGAGCTTA CCAAGGTCTTGAACGTAAAGTCGCGGCTGtcagagttatttgcccttgtcCCGGAGATCCGCCATCTTGGAATGTGGCACCAAGAGCTCATGAAGCAGACGAGAATCAACGTCCAGATACAGGAAGTCAATCAGATCTTTGACACCGTACACTTCCGAGAAAGCTAG
- the LOC127871332 gene encoding fibropellin-1-like: MLSVVFVIAGLAVVGTTAQPADINQCSPNPCQNGATCAHSINNYTCTCVAGFTGRNCQTDIDECSPSPCLNGGRCSNEINKYICTCTSGYTGINCRPAVLGDDCSVRPAVCSNILNSQCTGGTCQCLTGYEKTGEATCSKKDCKSLGLVDNGIVVYSGGTLYQAIATFTCNTGYTRNGPSSVTCQSDATWSGAKPTCTINSCPDLTAPIYGAVVFIPSKDYLSKAEFSCSVGYTLTGISTRTCTATGAWDGSSPTCVIKAPVYRGCYMDTWDRVLPIQMTPDSPTNAPLECASRCIGYAFSGVESVDECFCGTVLPTWLMLRPDSECNSACPGNSALICGGVWRISVYSN, from the exons ATGCTGAGCGTTGTTTTCGTAATTGCCGGTCTGGCGGTGGTTGGCACAACAGCACAACCGGCAG acATCAATCAATGTTCTCCCAACCCGTGTCAGAACGGAGCCACGTGTGCACATAGTATCAACAACTACACGTGCACGTGTGTAGCGGGCTTCACCGGAAGGAACTGTCAAACAG ACATCGATGAGTGTTCACCTAGCCCATGTCTCAATGGCGGCCGCTGCTCAAATGAAATCAACAagtacatatgtacatgcactTCCGGGTACACTGGTATCAACTGCAGGCCAG CTGTGCTGGGCGATGACTGCAGCGTCCGACCGGCAGTGTGCTCGAACATCCTGAACTCGCAGTGCACGGGAGGCACGTGCCAGTGTTTGACGGGATACGAGAAGACAGGCGAGGCAACGTGCAGCAAGAAAG ACTGTAAGAGCTTAGGACTGGTTGACAACGGCATCGTCGTATACTCCGGTGGCACGCTATACCAGGCCATTGCGACCTTCACTTGCAACACCGGTTATACGAGGAACGGACCTTCTTCTGTCACGTGTCAATCGGATGCCACATGGAGCGGGGCGAAACCTACATGCACAATAAACT CTTGTCCTGATTTGACGGCGCCTATCTACGGAGCAGTGGTTTTCATCCCGAGCAAGGACTATCTAAGCAAGGCAGAGTTCTCGTGCAGTGTGGGCTACACCCTTACGGGTATTTCAACTAGAACGTGTACGGCAACCGGAGCGTGGGATGGGTCCAGTCCAACGTGTGTTATTAAAG cTCCTGTGTACCGCGGATGCTACATGGATACGTGGGACCGTGTCTTGCCTATTCAAATGACTCCCGACTCGCCCACAAATGCGCCTTTGGAATGTGCCTCTCGCTGCATTGGTTACGCTTTTAGCGGCGTTGAG tccgTCGACGAGTGTTTCTGCGGCACAGTACTACCCACATGGCTAATGCTAAGGCCTGACTCCGAATGTAACTCTGCGTGTCCTGGGAACAGCGCATTGATATGTGGCGGGGTGTGGAGAATCAGCGTCTATAGCAACTAG